A genomic stretch from Flavobacteriales bacterium includes:
- a CDS encoding ion transporter — MASKKLPNISPELRKQILDEDPKAFSKILPSVKHVRLIVHEVIFGTDTTWGKRFDVVLLWAILFSLVAIMLESVPDIREKHGDILLILEWFFTGIFTLEYLMRIWVTHKPKAYVFSFFGVIDFLAVIPTYISLFVAGSHFLLVIRAIRLLRVFRILKLVRYLKGAQLIGAGLNASKEKIFVFLAAVVTLVVILGTLMYMIEGGENGFDSIPRSIYWAVVTLTTVGYGDIAPGTILGQFVASLIMILGYSIIAVPTGIVSAEMNRASKDDSRACSRCGETSHYENARFCHKCGERFVIDT; from the coding sequence ATGGCTTCCAAGAAATTGCCCAACATCAGCCCCGAACTGCGCAAGCAGATATTGGATGAAGACCCAAAGGCTTTCTCAAAAATACTTCCGTCCGTCAAGCACGTTCGTCTGATCGTTCACGAAGTGATTTTCGGTACCGATACCACTTGGGGAAAGCGCTTTGATGTGGTACTGCTTTGGGCCATTTTGTTCAGTCTCGTGGCCATCATGCTCGAAAGCGTGCCTGATATTCGAGAAAAACATGGTGATATTCTCCTCATTCTCGAATGGTTCTTCACGGGCATTTTCACCTTGGAATACCTGATGCGAATTTGGGTGACACACAAACCGAAAGCCTACGTTTTCAGCTTTTTTGGTGTCATCGATTTTTTAGCGGTCATTCCTACCTACATCAGTCTTTTCGTGGCAGGCAGTCACTTCTTGCTTGTTATTCGGGCAATACGGTTGCTGCGCGTTTTCCGGATTCTGAAACTGGTTCGTTATCTTAAAGGAGCACAGCTTATTGGCGCAGGTCTGAACGCCAGCAAAGAGAAGATCTTCGTATTCCTCGCTGCAGTTGTCACCTTAGTGGTCATTCTTGGTACGCTCATGTACATGATAGAAGGTGGCGAGAATGGTTTTGATAGCATTCCGCGCAGCATCTATTGGGCAGTTGTAACGCTTACAACGGTCGGTTATGGCGATATCGCACCGGGAACCATACTTGGGCAGTTTGTAGCTTCATTGATCATGATTCTCGGTTACAGCATCATTGCCGTTCCCACTGGAATTGTGAGCGCAGAAATGAATCGCGCTTCCAAAGATGATTCGCGAGCCTGTTCGCGTTGTGGCGAAACTTCGCACTACGAAAACGCGCGCTTCTGTCATAAATGCGGGGAACGTTTCGTTATTGATACATGA
- a CDS encoding AhpC/TSA family protein yields MIRFASILFLLCFSLLARAQKPEPLFIGDKAPNILALDQFEKRVSLKDQLENGPVIVVFYRGQWCPHCNRHMSNIQDSLQMILAAGASLIAITPEKGERIEKTVEKSGATFSIVYDENHRIMDDYHVTFKLSAWKRFIYGIAGININKASGNKDSALPVPATYIIAKDGTIFSSHFNEDYTERMPIEDMLDILASMK; encoded by the coding sequence ATGATACGTTTCGCGTCTATACTTTTTCTTCTCTGCTTTTCTCTTCTCGCGAGAGCACAAAAACCCGAACCACTTTTCATTGGCGATAAGGCTCCGAACATTCTTGCACTTGATCAATTTGAGAAGCGCGTTTCGCTGAAAGACCAACTCGAAAATGGCCCCGTTATCGTAGTGTTCTATCGAGGGCAATGGTGTCCGCACTGCAACAGGCACATGAGTAATATTCAAGATTCGTTACAGATGATTCTTGCCGCAGGCGCTTCTCTTATTGCCATTACGCCAGAAAAGGGTGAAAGAATTGAAAAGACGGTTGAGAAAAGTGGCGCAACGTTCAGCATCGTTTATGATGAGAACCATCGCATTATGGATGATTATCACGTCACCTTTAAACTCAGCGCTTGGAAACGTTTCATATACGGAATTGCCGGCATCAACATCAACAAAGCAAGTGGAAACAAGGACAGTGCGCTGCCGGTTCCCGCCACCTACATCATTGCCAAAGATGGAACCATTTTCAGTTCACACTTCAACGAGGATTACACGGAAAGAATGCCCATAGAGGATATGCTTGACATACTCGCGAGCATGAAATGA
- a CDS encoding YdeI/OmpD-associated family protein produces MKFTTQLAKDDNSDLYHWFFSVPNEVAEPFIEGNDRRVITKVNGTVKYHCAIYGDGAGGFRILLNSERVKKLRLVRGETITVELEKDRSEYGVPMSEELREVLDQNPEADELFHRLTKGAQRTLIYWSDNVKSSDIKIRRAIVMTDHLVNQGGKPDFKLLNVEMKEANQAAKRL; encoded by the coding sequence ATGAAATTCACAACACAGTTAGCCAAAGACGACAATTCCGACCTGTATCACTGGTTCTTTTCGGTTCCGAATGAGGTTGCTGAACCATTTATTGAGGGAAACGACCGAAGAGTAATTACCAAGGTGAATGGAACAGTCAAATACCATTGCGCTATCTACGGTGATGGTGCAGGTGGTTTCCGCATTCTGCTTAATAGCGAACGCGTAAAAAAACTCAGACTCGTACGTGGCGAAACCATTACTGTTGAATTGGAAAAAGACCGTTCGGAGTATGGAGTTCCAATGAGTGAAGAGCTTCGCGAGGTGCTTGATCAGAATCCGGAAGCAGACGAACTATTTCACAGATTGACCAAAGGCGCACAACGCACCTTGATCTACTGGAGCGATAATGTGAAAAGCTCCGACATCAAGATCAGGCGCGCCATCGTAATGACAGATCACTTGGTAAATCAAGGTGGAAAGCCCGATTTCAAACTGCTGAACGTAGAAATGAAGGAAGCAAATCAGGCTGCCAAACGTTTGTGA
- a CDS encoding pseudouridine synthase: MRDQGKKPFGKKNRDDSAAGRGSKETPFKAFRAKPTEEDKRPERPERPSTGRFAPRPTSGKAPLGGKGKKRPEGEEKKSTLPRLNQYVAKAGVCSRREADELISTGKIKVNGKIVREMGLRVQLDDKVEFEGKVLQGEELRYVLLNKPKGFISNVTDEKGRRTVMDLVKKACKERIYPVGRLERDSTGLLLFTNDGDLAKKLTNPTTKVKQIYHVFLDKPMEGKDIDTMMAGVTLEEFGMVKPDVVNYVQEVEDGTQLGAQFHSGRNTFVRPLFEHFGYGVIKLDRALLANLTKKDLPRGKWRFLKDKEISMLKVIAGKGKAEPSEEKTKDEVKSFPASKATKPKFAKPTSSAKPKSSIKPKTSDKPKSPAKPKSSVKPKR; the protein is encoded by the coding sequence ATGAGAGATCAAGGAAAAAAGCCATTCGGCAAAAAGAATCGTGATGATAGTGCCGCTGGCCGTGGTTCTAAGGAAACACCATTCAAAGCATTTAGAGCCAAGCCAACAGAAGAAGACAAACGCCCCGAACGCCCAGAACGTCCATCAACGGGAAGATTTGCGCCTAGACCAACATCGGGCAAAGCACCGCTTGGCGGAAAAGGCAAAAAACGACCTGAAGGAGAGGAAAAGAAAAGTACGCTGCCAAGGCTGAATCAGTATGTGGCCAAAGCGGGCGTTTGCTCAAGGCGCGAAGCCGATGAATTGATATCTACCGGAAAGATCAAAGTAAATGGCAAGATCGTTCGGGAAATGGGCCTTCGGGTGCAATTAGATGATAAGGTTGAATTTGAAGGAAAAGTGCTTCAAGGAGAAGAGCTTCGCTACGTGCTGCTCAACAAACCAAAAGGATTCATTTCCAATGTAACGGACGAAAAAGGCCGTAGAACAGTGATGGATCTTGTGAAGAAAGCCTGCAAGGAACGTATCTATCCAGTTGGTCGCTTAGAGCGCGATTCAACGGGTCTGCTTCTTTTTACCAATGATGGCGATCTGGCAAAAAAACTGACCAATCCAACCACAAAGGTGAAGCAGATCTATCACGTTTTTCTCGACAAACCGATGGAAGGAAAGGACATTGACACCATGATGGCCGGAGTTACCCTAGAAGAGTTCGGTATGGTAAAACCGGATGTGGTCAATTATGTGCAAGAAGTTGAAGACGGAACGCAGCTTGGCGCTCAGTTTCATTCTGGCCGCAACACTTTTGTGCGTCCCTTGTTCGAGCATTTCGGTTACGGAGTCATAAAACTTGACCGTGCGCTTTTGGCCAATCTCACTAAGAAAGACCTGCCACGCGGCAAATGGCGCTTTCTGAAAGACAAGGAGATTTCCATGCTGAAAGTGATTGCAGGAAAAGGCAAGGCTGAACCTTCTGAGGAAAAAACAAAAGATGAGGTTAAAAGCTTCCCAGCTTCAAAAGCTACCAAGCCCAAATTTGCCAAACCAACGTCTTCGGCCAAACCAAAGTCGTCTATAAAACCGAAAACTTCGGACAAGCCGAAATCTCCAGCAAAGCCGAAATCTTCTGTAAAACCGAAGAGATAA
- a CDS encoding T9SS type A sorting domain-containing protein — protein sequence MEVVPVLRLAFAPNPFIAEITIHLALPESGKVELRVFDILGQEVATIANQVYTKGQHKLTFLGTELPAGRYYFHLSTGGKVIIRQVVKKN from the coding sequence ATGGAAGTCGTTCCGGTTTTACGATTGGCCTTTGCGCCCAATCCGTTCATTGCCGAAATCACCATCCACCTGGCCTTACCGGAAAGCGGCAAAGTAGAACTTCGCGTGTTCGATATTTTGGGACAGGAAGTGGCAACTATTGCTAATCAAGTTTACACGAAAGGTCAGCACAAACTCACGTTCTTAGGAACAGAATTGCCTGCAGGTCGCTACTATTTTCATCTATCTACAGGAGGAAAGGTGATCATCAGACAGGTAGTGAAGAAGAACTGA